A stretch of Candidatus Polarisedimenticolia bacterium DNA encodes these proteins:
- a CDS encoding S8 family serine peptidase: protein MTRAAGLSLLFLAGLRAGFSAGGPGHAGADLRKAILSQGEARVIVTLLPERDMPLTRSRRSPRQRVEEVLRGVPAHEIRDPRPLSAAPVFAARITGRGLAVLLADPRVSRVDLDGEVRGADAGSAAQIQSDRVRQLGYSGEGITVAVLDSGTDLFENPDLDPVVIGEECFCSNRGGCCPDGTSRQSGPGSTRSIGSHGPGILGILASQGAIAPEGIAPGARMLVLRVLDDSAVGTFFDVLAALDWIATDAPQVRLVNLSLSAGTYPSPCDHIDSFSEAVSLLSAALRQRGCLLIAASGNTSSTDLIGTPACVDSVLSVGAVNSADQIPFYSNSGEGLDLLAPGQNIVTSSSIARVQTLSGTSVAVPHVTAGAALLLEANPALSPEDLEQRFETRGVPISDDRNGRITPRLDVYRALLLPLDVVAQPSVASLKSRGPLHLVLQPRAGQLSGDLVAASVVASAGGGEAAADPSSAVLGDANADGIADLTVAVDRQELLEGISGTGEVRLTVTAAFASGIEARGATTLRIVGSREAHPAEPSP from the coding sequence ATGACCCGGGCGGCGGGGCTGTCGCTCCTGTTCCTCGCGGGGCTCCGCGCGGGGTTCTCCGCCGGCGGTCCCGGCCATGCCGGAGCCGACCTGAGAAAGGCGATCCTCTCCCAAGGCGAGGCGCGCGTGATCGTGACGCTCCTGCCCGAGCGCGACATGCCGCTGACCCGGTCCCGGCGATCGCCGCGCCAGCGTGTCGAGGAGGTTCTGCGCGGCGTGCCTGCCCACGAGATCCGCGATCCGCGGCCTTTGAGCGCCGCCCCGGTATTCGCGGCGCGGATTACCGGCAGGGGACTGGCGGTGCTGCTGGCCGATCCGCGGGTGTCGCGCGTGGATCTGGACGGCGAGGTGCGTGGCGCCGACGCCGGCTCGGCGGCCCAGATCCAATCCGACCGGGTGCGCCAGCTCGGCTATAGCGGCGAGGGGATCACCGTGGCGGTTCTGGACAGCGGCACCGACCTGTTCGAGAACCCCGATCTCGACCCGGTGGTGATTGGCGAGGAATGCTTCTGCTCGAATCGCGGCGGGTGCTGTCCGGACGGCACCTCCCGCCAGTCGGGCCCCGGGTCGACGCGCAGCATTGGGTCTCACGGTCCCGGCATCCTGGGAATCTTGGCTTCGCAGGGGGCCATCGCCCCGGAGGGGATCGCGCCGGGGGCGCGGATGCTCGTGCTGCGCGTCCTCGACGATTCCGCCGTCGGCACCTTTTTCGACGTTTTGGCGGCCCTGGACTGGATCGCGACCGACGCGCCGCAGGTGCGGCTGGTCAACCTGAGCCTGTCCGCGGGGACCTATCCTTCCCCCTGCGATCACATCGACTCGTTCAGCGAGGCCGTCTCCCTGTTGTCGGCCGCCCTGCGGCAGCGGGGCTGCCTGTTGATTGCCGCCTCGGGCAACACTTCCTCGACCGACCTGATAGGCACGCCGGCGTGCGTCGACTCGGTGCTCTCGGTCGGAGCGGTGAACTCGGCCGATCAGATTCCCTTCTACAGCAACAGCGGGGAAGGGCTCGACCTCCTGGCGCCCGGACAGAACATCGTTACCTCATCGAGCATCGCGCGCGTGCAGACGCTCTCCGGCACCTCGGTGGCCGTGCCGCATGTGACGGCGGGGGCGGCCCTTCTCCTGGAAGCCAATCCCGCCCTCTCGCCGGAGGATCTCGAGCAACGCTTCGAGACGCGCGGGGTTCCCATCAGCGACGATCGCAACGGCAGGATCACGCCGCGCCTCGATGTCTACCGCGCGCTGCTGCTGCCGCTCGACGTGGTGGCACAGCCGTCGGTGGCGTCGCTGAAGAGCCGCGGGCCTCTGCATCTGGTGCTGCAGCCGCGCGCCGGACAGCTATCCGGCGATCTGGTGGCCGCGAGCGTGGTGGCCTCGGCGGGCGGGGGAGAAGCCGCGGCCGATCCGTCGAGCGCCGTGCTGGGCGATGCCAACGCCGACGGCATCGCCGATCTCACGGTGGCGGTCGATCGCCAGGAGCTCCTGGAAGGAATCAGCGGAACGGGAGAGGTGAGATTGACCGTGACGGCTGCCTTTGCGTCCGGGATCGAGGCGCGCGGCGCTACGACGCTGCGGATTGTGGGGTCGCGGGAAGCGCACCCGGCGGAGCCGTCTCCTTAA
- a CDS encoding DUF6687 family protein translates to MQRRFEYFHAGLDPERTLVVDGIAPSALNLSHWPGNRTPARYRADTTTEMALLLAEDPARETFLAPIEVVSNNHFDTDGILSAWAVLHPEEALRHRRFLVDAARAGDFGTFTSPDAVKFDLMVTAFGSLQHSPLTSRLQGLGEEERSALLYAELLPRLPELFYRADAHRRLWEEEFESIVHSFERLRSGTTRIRDYPSSSLSVIETDEELDKMARFDSVRFHRILTASRDGRGFRFQLEHHVFSWFDTVTPPRGGRTDLTPLASELNALEPPANGRWVYTGNQDLEARLFLRDAQGDPGVSGLPLDRVEAIAADALRGR, encoded by the coding sequence ATGCAACGCCGCTTCGAATACTTCCATGCCGGGCTCGACCCGGAGCGCACCCTGGTGGTCGACGGCATCGCCCCGTCGGCGCTGAACCTGAGCCACTGGCCCGGGAACCGGACCCCGGCCCGCTACCGCGCCGACACCACGACCGAGATGGCCCTCCTGCTGGCCGAGGACCCGGCGCGCGAGACTTTCCTGGCGCCGATCGAGGTGGTCTCCAACAACCATTTCGATACCGACGGGATCCTGTCGGCCTGGGCGGTGCTGCATCCCGAAGAAGCGCTGCGCCACCGGCGCTTCCTGGTGGATGCCGCCCGGGCGGGGGATTTCGGCACTTTCACCTCTCCCGACGCGGTCAAATTTGACCTGATGGTGACCGCCTTCGGCAGCCTGCAGCACTCCCCCCTGACGTCGCGCCTGCAGGGATTGGGGGAAGAGGAGCGCTCGGCCCTGCTGTATGCCGAGCTCCTGCCGCGCCTGCCGGAGCTGTTCTACCGCGCCGACGCCCACCGCCGCCTCTGGGAGGAGGAGTTCGAGAGCATCGTGCACTCGTTCGAGCGCCTGCGCTCCGGCACGACCCGTATCCGCGACTACCCCTCTTCCAGCCTCTCCGTGATCGAGACCGACGAGGAGCTCGACAAGATGGCGCGCTTCGACTCGGTCCGTTTCCACCGCATCCTGACCGCCAGCCGCGACGGCCGCGGCTTCCGCTTCCAGCTGGAGCACCACGTCTTTTCGTGGTTCGACACGGTGACGCCGCCGCGCGGCGGCCGCACCGACCTGACGCCGCTGGCGTCGGAGCTGAACGCGCTGGAGCCGCCGGCCAACGGCCGCTGGGTCTACACCGGCAACCAGGATCTCGAGGCCCGGCTGTTCCTGCGCGACGCGCAGGGCGATCCCGGCGTCAGCGGATTGCCGCTGGACCGGGTCGAGGCGATTGCCGCCGACGCGCTGCGGGGGAGATGA
- a CDS encoding (2Fe-2S)-binding protein has protein sequence MSDLPPDREPEPKSRLSLQVNGEPVEILFDPYKTLLEVLREDLYLTGTKHGCELGECGACAVLVDSRPVLSCLLLALECEGVDVRTVEGLAEGAALHPLQESFADLGAAQCGYCTPAMLMTACALLEKSPEPGREEIREALSGVLCRCTGYLQIFEAVEAAARRRRGGATPGGGPAS, from the coding sequence ATGAGCGATTTGCCCCCGGATCGGGAGCCGGAGCCTAAAAGCCGCTTGAGCCTGCAGGTCAACGGCGAGCCGGTCGAGATCCTGTTCGATCCTTACAAGACGCTGCTGGAGGTGCTGCGGGAGGATCTCTATCTCACCGGCACCAAGCATGGCTGCGAGCTGGGCGAGTGCGGGGCCTGCGCCGTCCTGGTCGACTCCCGCCCGGTCCTCTCCTGCCTCCTGCTGGCCCTGGAGTGCGAAGGGGTCGATGTGCGCACCGTGGAAGGACTGGCGGAAGGCGCCGCCTTGCACCCTCTTCAGGAGAGCTTCGCCGATCTCGGCGCCGCCCAGTGCGGCTACTGCACTCCCGCCATGCTGATGACGGCCTGCGCACTGCTGGAAAAGAGTCCCGAACCCGGCCGTGAGGAGATCCGCGAGGCGCTCTCCGGCGTCCTGTGCCGCTGCACCGGGTATTTACAGATATTCGAGGCGGTCGAGGCGGCGGCGCGCCGGCGGCGTGGTGGCGCGACGCCCGGCGGGGGCCCGGCATCGTGA
- a CDS encoding molybdopterin cofactor-binding domain-containing protein codes for MSGRTAELKVVGKARRRVDARAKVTGATRFADDLFLPRMLHCKILRSPHPHARILRIDTRAARSLPGVKLILTGADMPIPYGILPVSQDEHALCLGRVRFVGDPVVAIVATDELTAFEAMGRLKVDYEPLATIADPEEALAVSEPRIQPYGEGNVHKKVALEFGDVDAALAGADHVFEDLFFYQGNTHLPIEQHASLAAVDGDGKLTLWSSTQTPHYVHRALARVLEIPPAHIRVIATPNGGGFGGKSDPFQHEIVVAKAALLLGRPVKICLTREEVFYCHRGRHPVRMKLRTGVTREGKIVAMDLQTLLDGGAYGSYGVASTFYTGALQTVTYEIPRYRFRGCRTFTNKPPCGPKRGHGTPQPRFAQEVQLDKIACALGLDPAALRKSQLARPHSLTANYMRLGTIALGECIDRVVEGSGWSARRGRLPHGRGLGLACSSYLCGAGLPIYWNTLPHSGVQLQLDRSGRVTAFCGATEIGQGSDDVLANLVAEVLGIDPFDIRLVTGDTDLGPVDLGSYSSRVTLMMGNAAIQAAERARDLIASAVSAKLEIPAGHLVFAGRRVFDAGDPARGVGFAEAVQLGEAMHGTLGTTGSYTPPESAARYKGGGVGPSPTYSYSACVVEAEVDPHLGWVEAKKIWIAHDIGRSLNPVLVRGQVEGSVYMALGEALMEEMEYRRLPPRLSGALVHKFPSLLEYKSPTTLDMPEVITYLVEDPDGAGPFGAKEVGQGPLLPVMPALANAVFDAVGARVDEVPITPEKVLRALADAAHRCGPRSFPAIDWPTPLRVAPPWEGGDGTAANERPRRRKEGAVVAPDVVQPGLAPHPSTPEARRIKKSSAPAEATSEAATEEPPEVLK; via the coding sequence GTGAGCGGCAGGACGGCGGAGCTCAAGGTGGTGGGCAAGGCACGCCGCCGCGTCGACGCGCGCGCCAAGGTGACCGGAGCGACCCGCTTCGCCGACGATCTCTTCCTGCCGCGCATGCTGCATTGCAAGATCCTGCGCTCCCCCCACCCGCACGCCCGCATCCTTCGCATCGACACGCGCGCCGCCCGCTCGCTGCCGGGAGTCAAGCTGATCCTCACCGGGGCCGACATGCCGATTCCCTACGGCATCCTTCCGGTGAGCCAGGACGAGCATGCGCTGTGCCTCGGCCGCGTCCGCTTCGTGGGGGATCCGGTCGTCGCGATCGTGGCGACCGACGAGTTGACGGCGTTCGAAGCGATGGGACGCTTGAAAGTCGACTACGAGCCCCTGGCGACCATCGCCGATCCGGAAGAGGCCCTCGCCGTGAGCGAGCCGCGCATCCAGCCCTACGGTGAAGGCAACGTCCACAAGAAGGTGGCCCTGGAGTTCGGCGACGTCGACGCGGCGCTGGCCGGGGCCGACCACGTCTTCGAGGATCTCTTCTTCTACCAGGGGAACACCCACCTGCCGATCGAGCAGCACGCGTCGCTGGCCGCCGTCGACGGCGACGGGAAGCTGACGCTGTGGTCCTCCACGCAGACACCGCACTACGTGCATCGGGCGCTGGCGCGCGTTCTGGAGATACCCCCAGCGCACATCCGGGTGATCGCCACCCCCAACGGCGGCGGCTTCGGGGGCAAGAGCGACCCGTTCCAGCATGAGATCGTCGTCGCCAAGGCCGCCCTGCTGTTGGGACGTCCCGTGAAGATCTGCCTGACGCGCGAGGAGGTCTTCTACTGCCACCGCGGCCGCCACCCGGTAAGGATGAAGCTCAGAACCGGCGTGACCCGCGAGGGAAAGATCGTGGCGATGGATCTGCAGACGCTGCTGGACGGAGGTGCCTACGGCTCCTACGGCGTGGCCTCGACTTTCTATACGGGCGCGCTGCAAACGGTGACCTACGAGATCCCCCGCTACCGCTTCCGCGGCTGCCGCACCTTCACCAACAAGCCGCCCTGCGGGCCCAAGCGCGGGCACGGCACGCCGCAGCCGCGCTTCGCGCAGGAGGTGCAGCTCGACAAGATTGCCTGCGCTTTGGGGCTCGACCCGGCGGCGCTGCGGAAATCGCAGCTGGCGCGTCCCCACTCGCTGACTGCGAATTACATGCGGCTCGGCACCATCGCCCTGGGAGAGTGCATCGATCGCGTGGTGGAAGGCTCCGGATGGAGCGCGCGGCGCGGCCGGCTGCCGCACGGGCGCGGGCTGGGACTCGCCTGCTCCTCCTACTTGTGCGGCGCCGGGCTGCCGATCTACTGGAACACTCTGCCGCACAGCGGCGTCCAGCTGCAGCTGGACCGCTCCGGACGCGTCACCGCCTTTTGCGGCGCCACCGAGATCGGCCAGGGATCGGACGACGTGCTCGCCAACCTGGTCGCCGAAGTACTGGGGATCGATCCTTTCGACATCCGCCTGGTCACCGGCGATACCGATCTCGGACCGGTCGATCTGGGCTCCTATTCCAGCCGGGTCACCCTGATGATGGGCAACGCCGCGATCCAGGCCGCCGAGCGCGCCCGCGACCTGATCGCTTCCGCGGTGTCGGCAAAGCTGGAAATCCCGGCCGGCCATCTGGTCTTCGCCGGGCGGCGGGTGTTCGACGCCGGGGATCCCGCGCGCGGCGTCGGCTTCGCCGAGGCGGTGCAGCTCGGCGAGGCGATGCACGGGACGCTGGGGACCACCGGCTCCTACACGCCGCCCGAATCTGCGGCACGCTACAAGGGTGGCGGCGTGGGCCCCTCGCCGACTTACTCTTATTCGGCCTGCGTCGTGGAAGCGGAGGTGGACCCGCACCTGGGATGGGTGGAAGCGAAGAAGATCTGGATCGCGCACGACATCGGGCGCTCGCTCAATCCCGTCCTGGTGCGCGGCCAGGTGGAAGGCTCGGTCTACATGGCCCTCGGCGAGGCGCTGATGGAGGAGATGGAATATCGCCGCCTGCCGCCGCGCCTGAGCGGTGCCCTGGTGCACAAGTTCCCCAGCCTGCTGGAGTACAAGAGTCCCACGACCCTCGACATGCCCGAGGTGATCACCTACCTGGTCGAGGATCCCGATGGCGCCGGTCCGTTCGGCGCGAAGGAAGTGGGCCAGGGACCGCTGCTGCCGGTGATGCCGGCCCTGGCGAACGCCGTCTTCGACGCCGTCGGGGCACGTGTCGACGAGGTGCCGATCACTCCCGAGAAGGTGCTGCGCGCCCTCGCCGACGCCGCCCATCGCTGCGGGCCGCGATCCTTTCCCGCCATCGACTGGCCCACCCCGCTGCGCGTCGCGCCTCCCTGGGAGGGGGGCGACGGCACCGCCGCCAACGAGCGCCCGAGGCGCCGGAAGGAAGGGGCGGTCGTCGCACCCGACGTCGTCCAGCCCGGGCTCGCGCCGCACCCGAGCACCCCCGAGGCTCGCCGCATCAAGAAGAGCTCCGCGCCGGCTGAGGCAACGAGCGAGGCAGCCACCGAGGAACCACCTGAGGTATTGAAATGA
- a CDS encoding FAD binding domain-containing protein: MMRCPRFAYRAPRTLAEAAAILAGEGPEAMLLAGGTDLVPNMKRRQQTPRVVVSLRRIATLREASPAGPATRLGAMLTLSEVIGSEFSAGARGALRKAAAQVATPHLQNMGTLGGNLCLDTRCNYYDQNLEWRSAIDFCMKKDGKVCWVAPGSPRCWAVTSTDTAPALMALGAEVVLHGARGERTLPVGQLYRDDGIAYLAKRADEILSGVLLPVAVPGEASTYWKLRRRGAFDFPVLSVAAWVRKDADGVVREARLILGSVASRPLPADASSLVGNPLTEETIQSAAEAGARLAKPLDNTDFALGWRKKAAFSLIAGALRELRGDDPEALGPFARRAAALVPAG; this comes from the coding sequence ATGATGCGCTGCCCGCGCTTTGCCTATCGCGCTCCGCGCACGCTGGCGGAGGCGGCCGCCATCCTCGCCGGCGAGGGGCCGGAGGCGATGCTCCTGGCGGGCGGGACCGATCTGGTCCCCAACATGAAGCGCCGCCAGCAGACTCCCAGAGTCGTCGTGTCCCTGCGGCGCATCGCGACGCTGCGGGAAGCCTCGCCCGCGGGACCGGCGACCCGGCTCGGTGCGATGCTGACCCTGTCGGAAGTGATTGGCTCGGAATTCTCCGCCGGAGCGCGCGGCGCGCTGCGCAAGGCGGCGGCACAGGTGGCGACGCCGCACCTGCAGAACATGGGGACACTGGGAGGCAACCTCTGCCTCGACACGCGCTGCAACTATTACGATCAGAACCTGGAATGGCGCAGCGCCATCGATTTCTGCATGAAGAAAGACGGGAAGGTGTGCTGGGTGGCGCCGGGAAGCCCGCGCTGCTGGGCCGTCACCTCGACCGACACTGCCCCGGCCCTGATGGCGCTGGGTGCCGAGGTGGTCCTGCATGGCGCCCGCGGCGAGCGGACCCTGCCGGTGGGCCAGCTCTACCGCGACGACGGTATCGCCTACCTGGCGAAACGAGCCGACGAGATCCTCTCCGGCGTCCTTCTGCCGGTCGCGGTGCCGGGCGAGGCCAGCACCTACTGGAAGCTGCGCCGGCGCGGCGCCTTCGATTTCCCCGTTCTGTCGGTCGCCGCCTGGGTCCGCAAGGACGCCGACGGCGTGGTGCGCGAAGCGCGGCTCATCCTCGGCTCGGTGGCCTCGCGGCCGCTCCCCGCCGACGCGTCTTCGCTGGTGGGAAATCCATTGACGGAGGAGACGATCCAGTCGGCCGCCGAAGCGGGGGCGCGACTTGCCAAGCCTCTCGACAACACCGATTTCGCCCTCGGCTGGAGGAAGAAAGCGGCCTTCAGCCTGATCGCGGGGGCCTTGCGCGAGCTGAGGGGAGACGACCCGGAAGCGCTGGGTCCTTTCGCGCGCCGCGCCGCCGCGCTGGTGCCGGCGGGGTAG
- a CDS encoding nucleotidyltransferase family protein, producing the protein MGSAGTPRIGALILCAGESRRMGRPKALLPIAGRTFLETLFNRLALSGASPIVAVLGADAARIRASVALPRMRFVVNPAPQRGQLSSIHCGLDAISGEELDGLFIAPVDTPRVQAATLRRMIASLYPAPLVVPTFDGRRGHPALFATSLFEALRQASPEEGARAVVRARADRLELDCGDPAVLEDFDTPEDLPAHG; encoded by the coding sequence GTGGGCTCCGCCGGGACACCGCGGATCGGCGCGCTGATCCTCTGCGCCGGGGAGTCGCGGCGCATGGGCCGACCCAAGGCACTGCTGCCGATCGCGGGGCGTACCTTCCTGGAGACGCTGTTCAATCGCCTGGCGCTGTCCGGCGCCAGTCCAATCGTGGCGGTCCTGGGCGCCGATGCCGCCCGGATTCGCGCCTCCGTAGCTCTTCCCCGCATGCGCTTCGTGGTGAACCCGGCTCCGCAGCGCGGCCAGCTCTCTTCCATTCACTGCGGTCTCGACGCGATCTCCGGTGAAGAGCTGGACGGCCTGTTCATCGCACCGGTGGACACGCCCCGCGTCCAGGCCGCCACGTTGCGCCGGATGATCGCCTCCCTCTATCCCGCTCCCCTCGTCGTCCCGACCTTCGACGGCCGTCGCGGCCATCCGGCGCTGTTTGCGACGAGTCTGTTCGAAGCGCTCCGCCAGGCCTCTCCGGAGGAAGGGGCGCGCGCCGTCGTGCGCGCGCGGGCCGATCGTCTCGAGCTCGACTGCGGCGATCCCGCCGTCCTCGAGGACTTCGACACTCCGGAAGATCTTCCCGCGCACGGTTGA